A portion of the Stegostoma tigrinum isolate sSteTig4 chromosome 18, sSteTig4.hap1, whole genome shotgun sequence genome contains these proteins:
- the hmga2 gene encoding high mobility group protein HMGI-C isoform X1 has protein sequence MSEATMSTGGEGPSQSPTPPEQPAETPQKRGRGRPKKQQQEPTGPPTPKRPRGRPKGSKNKGPSKAAQKKAEPAGEKRPRGRPRKWELSRQYKSDAILRSSKGEMGMKKSMRNPNNNKTRSVNFPADSAWPAVFIQLYTSLSQIL, from the exons ATGTCAGAAGCCACAATGAGCACAGGAGGTGAAGGACCGAGTCAGTCCCCGACTCCCCCGGAACAACCTGCAGAGACACCCCAGAAGAGAGGTCGGGGAAGACCCAAGAAACAGCAACAA GAACCGACTGGACCACCTACGCCTAAACGACCTAGGGGAAGACCAaaaggaagcaaaaacaagggTCCCTCTAAAGCAGCTCAAAAG AAAGCTGAGCCCGCTGGTGAGAAACGACCTAGGGGCAGACCTAGAAAATGG GAGTTATCAAGACAGTACAAATCAGATGCCATATTAAGATCGTCAAAAGGGGAAATGGGGATGAAGAAAAGTATGAGAAATCCAAATAACAATAAGacccgaagcgtcaactttcctgctgattctgcttggcctgctgtgttcatccagctctacacctcgttatctcagattctctag